The Cyanobacteriota bacterium nucleotide sequence TTACATGGCATCGCCCCTGCGCTTTGAACCCCACGCCGAACCCCATGCAGATCTGATTACTTGGCTAGGTATCTACAAAGTGGCCACGCCAGGAACCCGATTGGGAGATAATTCCACCGTAAGGCTGGATTTAGAGAATGAACCCCAACCTGATGCGGTGTTGCTGATCGATCCGCGGGCTGGGGGACAGACCCGATTCAGTGATGACGGCTACGTGGAAGGGGCACCAGAACTCGTGGTGGAAATTGCTGCTAGCTCTGCGGCCATTGACCTGCGGGACAAAAAACGGGCCTATCGCCGCAATGGTGTGCAGGAATATGTGGTTTGGCAAGTGCTCGATCGTCATCTCGACTGGTTTCGCCTCCAAGCAGAGGATTATGTCAACCTGCAACCAGACTCAGAGGGCATCTTACGGAGCATCGTATTTCCTGGACTATGGCTGGCCTTGCCTGCCCTACTAGCAGGAGACATGACCCAGGTACTGGCAACCTTGCAACAGGGGCTACAGTCACCAGACCATACTGCTTTTGTGCAGCGTCTTGCAGGCAATTTGTCTCAGGGTTAAGCCTGCGATCGACCTCTAACCCTGCGCCTCTAGGCATCCTCCGGCCCCAGGAATAACTAGTTGTCTGGTGATATCTGAGATTGCGATCGCACTCCGCGAGATTTTGCAGATTTAGAGCAAGCGATTGTTTTGAACCAGAACCTGGTGGTTTCCGCTGATGAACGGCAATGATAGCCAGCATCTCGCTGCTACCCTTTGCGTCCATGCTGGCGGCTGTAGCAGAGATTTTCATTTCGTGGATGAGAGGGTGCTTGGCTGTTGCCATGGTGCCAGATCACTGCATCGTTGCGGGGCGATATGACTGATTTGGCACCCCGCTGAGCCATCTCGTCGTAGCCGTGATGATAGTCGTAGGCTCTATCCGTCGAGACTGGTTCAAGGTCTCCTGCCATGGCTTCGAGGACATCGGTCAAAACCTCACTATCGGGAACGTCATTGGTAGTGACTATGGCTGCTAGGATTTCTCCTGTTACGTCATCGACTCCTAGGGGCAGTTTGCGCCACAGGTGTCACTTGCTCATCCCATGCTGACGGGTGTTTCATTCCCCCTTCGCCATCGACGTTTACCGCCGTCGCATCGATGACTACATGCCGCGCTCCTGCTTTGGGCAGTAAGGGTAGGACTATAGTCAGTTTGCTCAAGCGGTGCGATCGTGGGCTGTGGTCGGGCACTGGCAACGCTAGTCCCAGCAAGGCAACTATTGACATGAGCAATCCTGGACATTGCCGTCCTGCTAGTCGATAGACCGCTTTCACGGTGGCCATTGTCACCATGGCTAGGTCGCTGTAGT carries:
- a CDS encoding Uma2 family endonuclease, with the translated sequence MTLSLPRLTSPHSGVPPLENGDALTRSEFERRYAAMPWVKKAELIEGIVYMASPLRFEPHAEPHADLITWLGIYKVATPGTRLGDNSTVRLDLENEPQPDAVLLIDPRAGGQTRFSDDGYVEGAPELVVEIAASSAAIDLRDKKRAYRRNGVQEYVVWQVLDRHLDWFRLQAEDYVNLQPDSEGILRSIVFPGLWLALPALLAGDMTQVLATLQQGLQSPDHTAFVQRLAGNLSQG
- a CDS encoding transposase codes for the protein YSDLAMVTMATVKAVYRLAGRQCPGLLMSIVALLGLALPVPDHSPRSHRLSKLTIVLPLLPKAGARHVVIDATAVNVDGEGGMKHPSAWDEQVTPVAQTAPRSR